A genome region from uncultured Desulfovibrio sp. includes the following:
- a CDS encoding ATP-binding protein, producing MKRFARLGLRSRLWLFLGLTFLLLHSVTALLAHRLDDEQAARMVLSDHASSLTLCLLMLDPLREGGSPLPELLVRLRRLEAVNARILHTSTAPVQVYDAATLYLRQRIRDSLKGFVAPLPPNDASAPPSPEPRAATLLPWSKDMVSRYQGEETAHLPGSAEADHFPPSISFWLDNDNPLEGKDYSNAPTAVPPWVFVTRVSRDGPTGLARLLMLPGTDQADIYISQLFVRLDNKTWLDIQRISRLAPSWPLMLTMLAVEALVIMLLAMLVVHRLVKPLHQLALATETLGRDGRAAPLAESGPPEVAHTARAFNRMSLRIRAALEQHERMLSAVAHDLRTPLTRLRLRVEQVEDETMRRKLQADINTLSAIMRSSHELGQAQLPTESLLRTDLAVFLLSLLEDRQAAMEDGSGSLRLDIGKPPASGEWIVPIRAHALHRCLDNLLENARRYASHIVIRLHCHEDGRTILVDVDDDGPGIPREFRERVFEPFFRLDPARGAHDGGSGLGLAIARSMARQNNADLSLLDSPEGGLRARLSFHVPVFDESAAAGRSNGRC from the coding sequence ATGAAGCGCTTTGCCCGCCTTGGCCTGCGCTCCCGTCTCTGGCTTTTTCTGGGGCTGACCTTTCTGCTGCTGCACAGCGTCACGGCCCTGCTGGCCCACCGCCTGGATGACGAACAGGCCGCCCGCATGGTGCTGTCTGACCATGCCTCCAGCCTGACCCTCTGCCTGCTCATGCTCGACCCCCTGCGCGAAGGCGGTTCCCCCCTGCCGGAACTGCTGGTCCGCCTGCGCCGCCTGGAGGCCGTCAATGCCCGCATCCTGCACACCAGCACGGCGCCGGTCCAGGTCTACGACGCGGCCACCCTCTACCTGCGCCAGCGCATCCGCGACAGCCTCAAGGGCTTTGTGGCCCCGCTGCCGCCCAATGACGCCTCTGCCCCGCCTTCGCCCGAACCGCGGGCCGCCACGCTGCTGCCCTGGAGCAAGGACATGGTTTCCCGCTACCAGGGGGAAGAAACCGCCCATCTGCCCGGCAGCGCCGAAGCAGATCACTTCCCGCCCAGCATTTCCTTCTGGCTCGACAACGACAACCCCCTGGAAGGCAAGGACTATTCCAATGCCCCCACCGCCGTGCCGCCGTGGGTTTTCGTCACCCGCGTCAGCCGTGACGGGCCCACGGGCCTGGCCCGCCTGCTCATGCTGCCGGGAACGGATCAGGCCGATATCTACATCAGCCAGCTTTTTGTCCGCCTGGATAACAAAACCTGGCTGGATATTCAGCGCATCAGCCGCCTGGCTCCGTCATGGCCGCTCATGCTTACCATGCTGGCCGTGGAAGCCCTGGTGATCATGCTGCTGGCCATGCTGGTGGTGCATCGCCTTGTGAAGCCGCTGCATCAGCTGGCCCTGGCCACCGAAACCCTGGGCCGTGATGGCCGCGCCGCCCCTCTTGCCGAAAGCGGCCCCCCGGAAGTGGCCCATACGGCACGAGCCTTCAACCGCATGAGTCTGCGCATCCGGGCAGCCCTGGAACAGCACGAGCGCATGCTTTCCGCCGTGGCCCACGATCTGCGCACCCCTCTGACCCGCCTGCGCCTGCGGGTGGAGCAGGTGGAGGACGAAACCATGCGCCGCAAGCTCCAGGCCGACATCAATACCCTGTCGGCCATCATGCGCAGCAGCCACGAGCTGGGGCAGGCCCAGCTGCCCACGGAAAGCCTGCTGCGCACGGACCTGGCCGTCTTTCTGCTCAGCCTGCTGGAGGACCGGCAGGCCGCCATGGAAGACGGCAGCGGAAGCCTGCGCCTGGATATCGGCAAGCCGCCCGCGTCCGGTGAATGGATTGTTCCCATCCGTGCCCACGCCCTGCACCGCTGCCTGGACAATCTGCTGGAAAATGCCCGGCGCTATGCCAGCCATATTGTCATACGCCTGCACTGCCACGAGGACGGCAGGACCATCCTTGTGGATGTGGATGACGACGGCCCCGGCATTCCCCGTGAATTCCGGGAGCGTGTCTTTGAACCCTTTTTCCGCCTGGACCCGGCCCGGGGCGCCCACGATGGCGGCAGCGGCCTGGGCCTGGCCATTGCCCGCAGCATGGCCCGGCAGAACAATGCCGATCTCAGCCTGCTGGACAGCCCGGAAGGCGGCCTGCGTGCCCGCCTCAGCTTTCACGTTCCGGTCTTTGACGAGTCTGCGGCTGCCGGCCGCTCCAACGGGCGCTGCTGA
- a CDS encoding tripartite tricarboxylate transporter permease: MSETLALMGAGFLHAIAPINLFAMLASTIVGITIGCLPGLSAAMGVALLLPVTFGMNPATGLIVLGGIYCGAIFGGSISAILIHTPGTPASAATAIEGYQLTLRGKAAKALFTACFASFCGGLLSCISLYFFSPLLAQLAMQFKSPEYFWLSLFGLTIIAGVSSRSLLKGLISGVLGLLLSTIGMDPMEGVPRFMFGQSTLYNGVNTTCALIGLFSMSQVLILAEKRIVQRPKASAMTDRFGLSREEYKRISPTIIRSWLIGNIVGILPGAGASIACFIGYNEARRFSRHKEDFGKGSIEGVAGSEAANNAVTGGSLIPTLTLGIPGESVTAVLMGGLIIHGLQPGPELFTTYAGMTYTFFAGFVLVQFFMLAVGMLGCRGFAHISRLSDAILIPSIFLLCVVGSYAIHNNFVEVVIMLIFGVIGYLARKFDLNAAAIVLGLILGPIGERGLRRSLLINDGDPSILFSTPLCWVLIALCVVGVLSPLFMARMERRLRDGVGNH; this comes from the coding sequence ATGTCGGAAACACTGGCTCTCATGGGCGCGGGCTTTCTGCACGCCATTGCGCCCATCAATCTCTTTGCCATGCTGGCGTCCACCATTGTGGGCATCACCATCGGCTGCCTGCCCGGCCTGTCGGCAGCCATGGGCGTGGCCCTGCTGCTGCCGGTCACCTTTGGCATGAATCCGGCAACGGGTCTCATCGTGCTGGGCGGCATCTATTGCGGCGCCATTTTCGGCGGCTCCATCAGCGCCATTCTCATTCATACGCCGGGCACGCCGGCCTCGGCGGCCACCGCCATCGAGGGCTATCAGCTCACCCTGCGCGGCAAGGCGGCCAAGGCCCTGTTCACGGCCTGCTTTGCCTCCTTCTGCGGCGGCCTGCTGAGCTGCATTTCCCTGTATTTCTTTTCGCCGCTGCTGGCGCAGCTGGCCATGCAGTTCAAGAGTCCGGAATATTTCTGGCTGTCGCTCTTCGGCCTGACCATCATTGCCGGCGTTTCCTCCCGATCCCTTCTCAAGGGGCTGATTTCCGGGGTGCTGGGCCTGCTGCTGTCCACCATCGGCATGGATCCCATGGAAGGGGTGCCGCGCTTCATGTTCGGACAGAGCACCCTGTACAATGGCGTGAACACCACCTGCGCCCTCATCGGTCTGTTTTCCATGTCGCAGGTGCTCATTCTGGCGGAAAAGCGCATTGTGCAGCGGCCGAAAGCCTCGGCCATGACGGACCGCTTCGGCCTGAGCCGCGAGGAATACAAGCGCATTTCGCCCACCATCATCCGTTCCTGGCTCATCGGCAATATTGTGGGCATTCTGCCCGGTGCCGGGGCCTCCATTGCCTGCTTCATCGGCTATAACGAGGCCCGCCGCTTCTCCCGGCACAAGGAGGACTTCGGCAAGGGGTCCATTGAAGGTGTGGCCGGTTCCGAGGCGGCCAACAATGCCGTGACCGGCGGTTCGCTCATTCCCACCCTGACGCTGGGCATCCCCGGCGAATCGGTAACGGCGGTGCTCATGGGCGGTCTCATCATCCACGGGCTGCAACCGGGGCCGGAGCTGTTCACCACCTATGCGGGCATGACCTATACCTTCTTTGCGGGCTTTGTGCTGGTGCAGTTTTTCATGCTGGCCGTGGGCATGCTGGGCTGCCGGGGCTTTGCCCATATCTCGCGCCTGTCGGACGCCATTCTCATTCCGTCCATCTTCCTGCTGTGCGTGGTCGGTTCCTACGCCATTCACAACAATTTCGTGGAAGTGGTCATCATGCTCATCTTCGGGGTCATCGGCTATCTGGCCCGCAAGTTTGACCTCAATGCCGCAGCCATTGTGCTGGGCCTCATCCTGGGACCCATCGGCGAACGCGGCCTGCGCCGTTCCCTGCTCATCAATGACGGCGATCCCTCCATCCTCTTTTCCACGCCGCTGTGCTGGGTGCTCATCGCGCTCTGTGTGGTGGGTGTGCTGTCGCCCCTGTTCATGGCCCGCATGGAGCGCCGTTTGCGGGACGGGGTGGGCAATCACTGA
- a CDS encoding tripartite tricarboxylate transporter TctB family protein produces the protein MKRSDIGVTAFIYAVTLFFLYMTLDLPPDAQTYPLCLIAGLLGLNTLYLLRCLHQLLRSRSGVVNDLPVIFEGFRWKQFSALCLGCILYMVLLQMLGFYLASTLYLMGTLAFLRVPPLHIGLTVLAMGVMIYVVFTLFLKVPLPGGLLFR, from the coding sequence ATGAAACGATCCGACATTGGCGTGACGGCCTTCATCTATGCCGTTACGCTCTTTTTCCTGTACATGACCCTGGACCTGCCGCCGGATGCGCAGACCTATCCGCTCTGTCTCATTGCGGGCCTTCTGGGTCTCAATACCCTGTATCTGCTGCGCTGCCTGCATCAGCTGCTGCGCAGCCGCAGCGGGGTGGTCAATGATCTTCCCGTCATTTTCGAGGGCTTTCGCTGGAAGCAGTTCAGCGCGCTCTGTCTGGGCTGCATCCTGTATATGGTGCTGCTCCAGATGCTGGGCTTCTACCTTGCCAGCACGCTCTATCTGATGGGCACTCTGGCCTTTCTGCGTGTGCCGCCGCTGCACATCGGCCTGACGGTGCTGGCCATGGGTGTGATGATCTACGTTGTCTTTACCCTCTTTCTCAAGGTGCCGCTGCCCGGCGGCCTGCTGTTCCGGTAA
- a CDS encoding tripartite tricarboxylate transporter substrate binding protein, whose product MKKILVLLMVALLGLPVGVSAWSPDGDVTVIVAYKAGSGTDTGARLLAAQAEKYVGRTLVINNLPGGDGKIGWTELANAKPDGRTLGFINLPTFTTLAVQPNSTFAVSDVIPVCNQLSENGVVVVRADSPWKSLTDLVKACKEKGNLRCSTNGVEASNHTAAQLLATSAGFRYKAIPYGGTADQLLALRQGEVHFSCAKVADVIGLCGGDKPELRVLGVFNTARLPEFPEVPTLGELGYYKEWYGTARALVLPKGTPQEIVDFYVEAFRKTMQDPACIAAHEKAGMTLDFKDNKQLADLIAAQEIFCRDVVSKLYKK is encoded by the coding sequence ATGAAGAAGATTCTGGTGTTGCTGATGGTGGCGCTGCTGGGTCTGCCTGTGGGCGTGTCTGCTTGGAGTCCTGACGGTGACGTGACGGTGATTGTGGCCTACAAGGCCGGTTCCGGCACGGATACCGGCGCGCGTCTGCTGGCCGCTCAGGCGGAAAAATACGTGGGCAGGACCCTTGTCATCAATAATCTGCCCGGCGGCGACGGCAAGATCGGCTGGACGGAACTGGCCAACGCCAAGCCCGACGGCAGAACCCTGGGCTTCATCAACCTGCCCACCTTCACCACGCTGGCCGTGCAGCCCAATTCCACCTTTGCCGTGAGCGACGTGATTCCCGTGTGCAATCAGCTCAGCGAAAACGGCGTGGTGGTGGTGCGTGCCGACAGCCCCTGGAAGAGCCTGACGGACCTGGTGAAGGCCTGCAAGGAAAAGGGCAACCTGCGCTGCTCCACCAATGGCGTGGAAGCCTCCAACCATACGGCTGCCCAGCTGCTGGCCACGTCCGCCGGCTTCCGTTACAAGGCCATTCCCTACGGCGGCACGGCGGATCAGCTGCTGGCCCTGCGTCAGGGCGAAGTGCATTTTTCCTGCGCCAAGGTGGCTGACGTCATCGGTCTGTGCGGTGGCGACAAGCCCGAGCTGCGCGTGCTGGGCGTGTTCAATACGGCCCGGCTGCCGGAATTTCCCGAAGTGCCCACCCTGGGCGAGCTGGGCTACTATAAGGAATGGTACGGCACGGCCCGCGCCCTGGTGCTGCCCAAGGGCACGCCGCAGGAAATCGTGGATTTCTATGTGGAAGCCTTCCGCAAGACCATGCAGGACCCTGCCTGCATTGCCGCGCATGAAAAGGCCGGCATGACCCTGGATTTCAAGGACAACAAGCAGCTGGCCGACCTCATCGCCGCGCAGGAAATCTTCTGCCGCGATGTGGTGTCCAAGCTCTACAAGAAGTAG
- a CDS encoding metal-dependent hydrolase, with the protein MSSITWYGHSAFRISSPQGGQERHLCIDPFLTPASGVTADSMGPLDVVLVTHDHDDHVGEAVALCRRSGAMLGAIVGTAETLVARGLPQEQLLNGIGFNMGGTVEHAGFAMTMVPAFHSSQSGCPAGYIIRTPDGLTIYHAGDTCVFSGMALWGQLYAIDLALLPVGGVFTMDAPQAALACALLGCKRVIPMHWGTFPVLAQSTDAFKAELARRAPGCTCLDMVPGQSCQLR; encoded by the coding sequence ATGAGCAGCATTACCTGGTACGGTCACTCGGCTTTTCGCATCAGTTCCCCGCAGGGGGGGCAGGAGCGCCATCTGTGCATTGACCCCTTTCTCACGCCGGCTTCCGGGGTGACGGCGGACAGCATGGGACCGCTGGACGTGGTGCTGGTCACCCATGACCACGATGACCATGTGGGCGAGGCCGTGGCCCTGTGCCGCAGGAGCGGCGCCATGCTGGGCGCCATTGTGGGTACGGCCGAAACGCTGGTGGCCCGCGGGCTGCCGCAGGAGCAGCTGCTCAACGGCATCGGCTTCAACATGGGCGGCACCGTGGAGCATGCCGGCTTTGCCATGACCATGGTGCCGGCCTTTCATTCCAGCCAGTCCGGCTGTCCGGCGGGCTATATCATCCGCACGCCCGACGGGCTGACCATCTATCATGCGGGGGACACCTGCGTGTTCAGCGGCATGGCCCTGTGGGGTCAGCTCTATGCCATTGACCTGGCCCTGCTGCCCGTGGGCGGCGTGTTCACCATGGATGCCCCGCAGGCGGCCCTGGCCTGCGCCTTGCTGGGCTGCAAACGGGTCATTCCCATGCACTGGGGCACTTTCCCGGTGCTGGCCCAGTCCACCGATGCCTTCAAGGCCGAGCTGGCCCGGCGCGCTCCGGGCTGTACCTGCCTGGATATGGTGCCCGGGCAGAGCTGCCAGCTGCGCTGA
- a CDS encoding UbiX family flavin prenyltransferase, producing MARQRNILVGVSGASGMPLALHLLRLLGAREDVCTHGIITRAAEAVLRAEGGLSVAELAAAVQVLHAPENMAAPPASGSWQHAGMVIVPCSMNTLGALAAGQTANLLQRAADVCLKERRPLVLVTRESPLSRIHLRNMLTLHEAGAVIMPFSPAFYLHPRTLDELLDQFCGRILDQLHLDHALGRWGESACPAASSP from the coding sequence ATGGCACGGCAACGGAACATTCTTGTGGGAGTCAGCGGTGCCAGCGGCATGCCGCTGGCGCTGCATCTGCTGCGGCTGCTGGGAGCACGGGAGGACGTGTGCACCCATGGCATCATTACCCGCGCGGCCGAGGCGGTGCTGCGGGCGGAAGGGGGACTTTCCGTCGCGGAGCTGGCGGCGGCGGTGCAGGTGCTGCATGCGCCGGAAAACATGGCCGCGCCGCCGGCCAGCGGTTCCTGGCAGCATGCCGGCATGGTGATCGTTCCCTGTTCCATGAACACGCTGGGCGCGCTGGCTGCCGGACAGACCGCCAATCTGCTCCAGCGGGCGGCGGATGTCTGCCTCAAGGAGCGCCGGCCCCTGGTGCTGGTGACCCGCGAAAGCCCGCTTTCCCGCATTCATCTGCGCAATATGCTGACCCTGCACGAGGCCGGGGCCGTCATCATGCCCTTTTCGCCGGCCTTCTATCTTCATCCCCGAACGCTGGACGAGCTGCTGGACCAGTTCTGCGGCCGCATTCTTGACCAGTTGCATCTGGACCATGCCCTGGGCCGCTGGGGCGAAAGCGCCTGCCCCGCGGCGTCATCCCCATGA
- a CDS encoding LysE family translocator, with amino-acid sequence MSLESLFLYTVLSALLVIMPGPDFALMARLTLGQGRAAGSAAACGITLGICLHTALAMLGISAAIAHSPLLFSLLKYGGGAFLVWMGLQSLRSAAAAAAAVLRYSGTEDSRQAQAAGQPGRRDLPAAGTGLRRAFGQGFLTNALNPKAVIYFLTFLPQFMDPDAPLPPQFLLLGGIMALLVLAWFQALAHLLDRIRPLFLRPAVQLWLYRLTGIFFMAFGLRLACMAL; translated from the coding sequence ATGTCACTGGAAAGTCTTTTTCTGTATACCGTGCTGTCCGCGCTGCTGGTCATCATGCCGGGGCCGGACTTTGCCCTCATGGCGCGCCTCACCCTGGGGCAGGGGCGGGCAGCGGGATCGGCCGCGGCCTGCGGCATCACCCTGGGCATCTGCCTGCATACGGCACTGGCCATGCTGGGCATTTCGGCGGCCATTGCCCATTCCCCCCTGCTGTTTTCCCTGCTCAAGTACGGGGGCGGGGCCTTTCTGGTCTGGATGGGCCTGCAATCCCTGCGCAGCGCAGCGGCGGCAGCGGCGGCCGTGCTGCGCTACAGCGGGACGGAAGACAGCCGGCAGGCGCAGGCGGCGGGACAGCCGGGCCGCCGCGACCTTCCGGCAGCAGGGACCGGCCTGCGGCGGGCCTTTGGTCAGGGTTTTCTGACCAATGCCCTCAATCCCAAGGCCGTCATCTATTTTCTGACCTTTCTGCCGCAGTTCATGGACCCCGACGCGCCCCTGCCGCCGCAGTTTCTGCTGCTGGGCGGCATCATGGCGCTTCTGGTGCTGGCCTGGTTTCAGGCGCTGGCCCATCTGCTGGACCGCATCCGCCCCCTGTTTCTGCGGCCTGCGGTACAGCTCTGGCTGTATCGGCTGACGGGGATATTCTTCATGGCCTTTGGCCTGCGCCTGGCCTGCATGGCGCTGTGA
- a CDS encoding SDR family oxidoreductase codes for MPAVLITGAAGGIGRHLCQGFAAQGFHVLACDREDCRFAHPHIHSQVMDLCCPDAIQAAFARAVDLFGPLHVLINNGAVSHFCKPLEALTVAEWDAVLHTNLRGAALCCQAFLAANAGAGYGRIINMASTRWQQNEAHWEAYGASKGGLVALTQSLCVSLRGRGITVNAISPGWIHTGDAAELSAEDHAQHPSGRVGRPDDILRACLFLADAANDFVNGVNLPVDGGMTRRMIYSE; via the coding sequence ATGCCTGCCGTTCTTATTACCGGCGCCGCCGGCGGTATCGGACGCCATCTCTGCCAGGGCTTTGCCGCACAGGGCTTTCACGTGCTGGCCTGCGACAGGGAAGACTGCCGATTTGCCCATCCGCACATACACAGCCAGGTCATGGACCTGTGCTGCCCCGACGCTATCCAGGCCGCCTTTGCCAGGGCCGTGGACCTGTTCGGCCCGCTGCACGTGCTTATCAACAATGGCGCCGTCAGCCACTTCTGCAAACCGCTGGAAGCCCTGACCGTGGCAGAATGGGACGCTGTCCTGCACACCAATCTGCGCGGCGCGGCGCTCTGCTGTCAGGCCTTTCTGGCGGCCAATGCCGGTGCGGGCTACGGACGCATCATCAACATGGCCTCCACGCGCTGGCAGCAGAACGAGGCCCACTGGGAGGCCTATGGCGCGTCCAAGGGCGGCCTGGTGGCCCTGACGCAGTCGCTCTGCGTCTCCCTGCGCGGACGCGGCATCACGGTCAATGCCATCAGCCCGGGCTGGATCCACACCGGCGATGCCGCCGAACTTTCGGCAGAGGACCATGCCCAGCATCCCTCGGGGCGGGTGGGACGCCCAGACGACATTCTGCGGGCCTGTCTCTTTCTGGCCGATGCGGCCAATGACTTTGTCAATGGCGTCAATCTGCCCGTGGATGGCGGCATGACCCGCCGCATGATCTACAGCGAATAG
- a CDS encoding Na+/H+ antiporter NhaC family protein yields MEPFAAGWLSLLPPIIAITLALLTKEVISSLFLGILAGTVIHTIGAGTGSLLVKPVETAFEVMTTKVDFSIIIFCTLLGALVYVIAMAGGTRAYGKWATKHITSRRSAMLSTSGLGIFIFIDDYFNCLTVGTVMRPVTDAFKISRAKLAYIIDATAAPICIIAPISSWAAAVGSNLKSTNAFESDFAAFVATIPYNFYALLSLVMVIMVCMGRFDFGPMLRAEQRARRGDIGAEEPATTERSQPEVSGKGHLLDMIVPIGSLIVFAVLALLYNGGYWGDNPAYHTMAAAFGNCTASKALVIASFAAMVVAFVQFVALGRMSLRTFMDGATQGMKTMMPANIILVLAWTISGVCRDLLQTPQYVKSLVEADGGLTGGLLPAIIFALAGFLSFSTGTAWGTFGILIPIVVPVAQAVDPNLVLVCLSATLAGSVFGDHCSPISDTTILSSAGAACTHIEHVSTQMPYACIVAASSFVGYVVAGFTGGSLLPSLGAGLAVMIIVMLVLRARAPQLADE; encoded by the coding sequence ATGGAGCCGTTTGCCGCTGGCTGGCTGTCTCTGCTGCCGCCCATCATCGCCATCACCCTGGCGCTGCTGACCAAGGAAGTCATTTCTTCCCTTTTTCTCGGCATTCTTGCCGGGACTGTCATTCACACCATCGGCGCCGGCACCGGCTCGCTGCTGGTGAAACCCGTGGAGACCGCCTTTGAGGTCATGACCACCAAGGTGGACTTCAGCATCATCATCTTCTGCACCCTGCTGGGGGCGCTGGTCTACGTCATTGCCATGGCCGGCGGCACCCGGGCCTACGGCAAGTGGGCCACCAAGCACATCACCAGCCGCCGTTCGGCCATGCTGTCCACCAGCGGCCTGGGGATTTTCATCTTCATTGACGACTATTTCAACTGCCTTACCGTGGGCACGGTCATGCGCCCCGTGACGGATGCCTTCAAGATTTCCCGCGCCAAGCTGGCCTATATCATCGATGCCACGGCGGCTCCCATCTGCATCATTGCGCCCATTTCCAGCTGGGCGGCGGCCGTGGGCAGCAACCTCAAGTCCACCAATGCCTTTGAAAGCGACTTTGCCGCCTTTGTGGCCACCATTCCCTACAATTTCTATGCCCTGCTGTCCCTGGTCATGGTGATCATGGTCTGCATGGGACGTTTTGACTTCGGCCCCATGCTGCGGGCCGAGCAGCGCGCCCGCCGGGGGGACATCGGCGCGGAAGAACCGGCCACCACGGAGCGCAGCCAGCCGGAGGTCAGCGGCAAGGGGCACCTGCTGGACATGATTGTGCCCATCGGCAGCCTGATCGTCTTTGCCGTGCTGGCGCTGCTCTATAACGGCGGCTACTGGGGGGACAATCCGGCGTATCACACCATGGCGGCGGCCTTCGGCAACTGCACGGCCTCCAAGGCGCTGGTCATTGCCTCCTTTGCGGCCATGGTGGTGGCCTTTGTGCAGTTTGTGGCCCTGGGGCGCATGTCGCTCAGAACCTTCATGGACGGCGCCACCCAGGGCATGAAGACCATGATGCCGGCCAATATCATTCTGGTGCTGGCCTGGACCATTTCCGGGGTCTGCCGCGATCTTTTGCAGACGCCCCAGTATGTCAAGTCCCTGGTAGAAGCGGACGGCGGCCTGACCGGCGGTCTGCTGCCGGCCATCATCTTTGCGCTGGCCGGTTTCCTGAGCTTTTCCACGGGGACGGCCTGGGGAACCTTCGGCATCCTCATTCCCATTGTGGTGCCCGTGGCGCAGGCTGTTGACCCCAATCTGGTGCTGGTCTGCCTGTCTGCCACCCTGGCCGGCAGCGTGTTCGGCGATCACTGCTCGCCCATTTCCGATACCACCATCCTGTCCAGTGCCGGCGCGGCCTGTACCCACATCGAGCATGTATCCACACAGATGCCCTATGCCTGCATTGTTGCCGCCAGCAGCTTTGTGGGCTATGTGGTGGCCGGCTTTACCGGCGGCAGCCTGCTGCCCAGTCTGGGCGCCGGTCTGGCGGTCATGATCATTGTCATGCTTGTGCTGCGTGCCCGTGCGCCGCAGCTGGCCGACGAATAG
- a CDS encoding AbrB family transcriptional regulator, with protein MTFLLIVLCGTAGGLLFHWLHVPGGPMLGAVLAVLAGKLLGQLMADTPALFQLVAQISIGIFVGNMLTTTTLLEIRSMAGLMFAATGLLLVAGCVGAWAISSMTGMDAASAVLATSPGGLQAVMGLATDLGQTAPTIMAFHIVRLYTVVILAPLLSWLLHHFLQH; from the coding sequence ATGACCTTTTTGCTCATTGTTCTTTGCGGCACGGCCGGGGGGCTGCTGTTTCACTGGCTGCATGTTCCCGGCGGTCCCATGCTGGGCGCCGTGCTGGCCGTGCTGGCGGGCAAGCTGCTGGGCCAGCTCATGGCGGATACGCCGGCCCTGTTTCAGCTGGTGGCGCAGATTTCCATCGGCATCTTTGTGGGCAATATGCTGACCACCACAACCCTGCTGGAAATCCGGAGCATGGCGGGCCTCATGTTTGCCGCCACCGGCCTGCTGCTGGTGGCGGGCTGCGTGGGGGCCTGGGCCATTTCCTCCATGACGGGCATGGATGCGGCCAGCGCCGTGCTGGCCACCAGTCCCGGCGGCCTGCAGGCGGTCATGGGGCTGGCCACGGACCTGGGCCAAACGGCGCCCACCATCATGGCCTTTCATATTGTGCGCCTGTATACGGTGGTCATCCTGGCGCCCTTGCTGAGCTGGCTGCTGCACCATTTCCTGCAACATTAG